The segment GTTGATAAGACAGGCGTTCTCTTGCTGCTGACTCCCCTTGAGATTGCTTTAAATCGTCAATTAACGCCTTTAAAACCTTTTTAATCACCGTAGCCGTCACATTTTCATCCTCTTCCGGCTCATAACTCGCCACCTCTTGCGCTGACTCCACCGCTTCACTTAACTCCCCTTGCGCTGCACTAATTTTACTCTCTAACTCTTCAATTTGCGCCTCCTCAGCTTGAAAAAAGGCAGTTAACAGATATTCATCAGGAATAAGGGTGTGATGCCAACCTGTATTAATAATCGTCTTCAAATCATAGCGAATCTGTTGCCACCAGTTAACAAACACCCCCGCAGACTTAAACTCATCCAACACCCCCAAAGGAATAAGCTGCTGTTTCAGACTGTCTAGTAACTCTTGCCGGTGTACATTCACTAATTAAGTGTCGCAATTTGACAGATTAATGTCGCAAAATAAATAAGCTGTAAACCTTACACGACAAGCATTCTAGCATTTTTCAGGGACTGTATACAAAAATGCTTGATTTAACGGATAATCTGTCGTAAATTAGATTCTTAATGTTTTATCTGTCGTTTCTTGGATAGATAGTCAAATTGCTGGTCAACATTTTTTCATACATTAATTGTCGTTTCTTGGAAAAGAGTCTATACTATGGTTAGTTCGTTTGTTGGATTCTATGCTAACTCATGTCTCTCTCTCTTTCGATTCCTGATGATAGTCCTCACTCCCATCGACTTCCTTCCGATGAGATGATCACTGATGAAGTCAAGGCAAAGATAGATATTATTCAAAGTCTCATTGAACCGTGCGATCGCATTACTTATCGTCAACGCAAAGAACAAGCGGCCAAGCAATTAGGTGTAACTATTCGGAGTGTAGAACGATTGCTCAAGAAATATCGAGAGCAAGGACTGATAGCACTGATGAAAACTCGTTCAGATAAGGGAAAAACTCGCATTGATGATGAATGGAAGGAATTTATCCTGAATACTTATAAAGAGGGAAACAAGGGTAGTAAACGCATAACCCGACATCAAGTGTTTCTCAAAGTAAAAGGGAGAGCCAAACAACTTGGCTTAAACAAAGAAGAATTTCCCAGTCATCAAACCGTTTATCGGATTTTAGATAAATTCATTGAAGAAAATGAACGGAAGAAAAAAGCGCGAAGTCCTGGATATTCGGGTTCTCGCTTAACTCACATCACCCGTCATGGACGCGAATTAGAGGTAGAAGGGAGTAATGATGTTTGGCAATGTGACCATACTTGCTTAGATATTAGATTGGTCGATGAGTTTGGTGTTTTAAGCCGTCCTTGGTTAACCATTATTATTGATTCCTATTCTCGTTGCGTGATGGGCTTTTTTCTAGGATTTTATGCGCCTAGTTCCCATATCGATGCGTTAGCGTTACGTCATGCGATTTTGCCCAAATCTTACAGTTCAGACTATCAGTTAAAAAATGAGTGGAATACTTATGGAATTCCCACTTACTACTATACTGATGGGGGCAAAGATTTTAGATCAATTCATGTGACTGAACAAGTAGCGGTTTCTCTAGGATTTAATTGTTTTCTAAGAAGCCGACCTTCTGATGGGGGAATTGTTGAGCGTTTCTTCAAAACCTTGAATAATAGCGTCTTATGCGAATTGCCCGGATATACAGGGTCAAATGTGCAACAAAGACCTAAAAATGTTGATAAAGATGCTTGTTTAAGCCTAAAAGATTTAGAAAAGATTTTGGTGAAATACATTGTTGATGAGTATAACCAAAAGCCCGATGCGCGGATGAAAAATCAGAGTCGTATCACCCGTTGGGAAGCAGGTTTACTAACAGAACCTTATCTATATGATGAACGAGAATTGGATATTGCACTGATGAAAGAAGCTAAAAGAACGCTTCAAAAATCGGGAACCTTGCAATTTGAGAATTTAACCTATCGTTCTCCTTTATTAAAAGGTCGTGAAGGCGAAAGGGTTGCTATTCGCTATGACCCTGATGATGTTACTACTATTCTCGTTTATGAGTATTTGGATGATGGCACAGAAGCCTTTTTAGATTATGCTCATGCTCAAAATTTAGAAACTGAAAAACTATCTTACAGAGAACTTAAAGCGATTAATAAACAACTCAATCAAGAGGAGGAAGCGATTAACAATGACAAAATCTTGGATGCCATGATGGAGCGTATGGAAATGACTGAGGAGTTAGTGAAGAAAAATCGCCAACAACGTCAGCAAAATGCTCACGAAGCGGTGAATTCTCGTCCATCTGTTACCGAAAAACTCTCTATTTCTCAACCTGATGAAGAGGACTGGGAAGATGACTCAGAGGATGAACCTTTACCGACTTATAAAGTTCAATACATGGATGATTTATTTGAAGATGATTAGGAGTAAATCATGACTGATTCCTCAGTAATTGACAAGTTAGCAGCAGAATTTGGTGGCTTTGCTACACCTAGTCCAGAGATTCAAGCAGAGATTCAACGATTAAGTCGCCAGCCTTATTTAGAATATGAACAGGTCAAAAATTGTCATGGTTGGCTTTATGAATTGGTACTCTCTCGCATGACGGGATTATTGGTAGGTGAATCTCGTTCAGGAAAGACTGTGACCTGTAAATCTTTTGAGAAAAGATACAATAAGATCAAGACAGGGAATAAAAAAAGAATTAAACCCATTGTTTATATTCAAAGTCCACAGAATTGTGGTGCTAGAGAGTTTTTTACCAAGATTCTTAAAGCATTAAATAAACCCACTAATGGTAATGTTTCAGATTTACGAGAACGAACTTTAGATGGGTTACAAATTCATGAATGTGAGATGTTAATCATTGATGAAGCGAATCATCTCAAACAGGAAACTTTTGCTGAAGTAAGGCACGTTTATGATGAAGAAGAGTTAAATATGGCGGTTTTGCTGGTGGGAACGAGACATCGTTTAGAAGCAGTGGTTAAGCGAGATGAACAGGTGCTTAATCGTTTTATGGAAGAATATGAATTAGACCGTTTAGATGATAAGGAATTTAAGCAATTAATAAAAATTTGGGAGCAAAGTGTTTTGTGCTTACCTGAACTCTCTAACTTAGATACTGGAGATAATTTAAAGTTACTGAAGAAGACAACTCGTAAGTTAATTGGTCGTTTAGACATGATTTTACGAAAGTCTGCGATTCGTGCGTTACGAGAAGGAAAGCAAAGTATCTCACCAGAACTTTTAAAGCAGGTAATTAGTTCTATAAAATGGTCTGAGGGTAGAAAAGGAAA is part of the Rippkaea orientalis PCC 8801 genome and harbors:
- a CDS encoding Mu transposase C-terminal domain-containing protein → MSLSLSIPDDSPHSHRLPSDEMITDEVKAKIDIIQSLIEPCDRITYRQRKEQAAKQLGVTIRSVERLLKKYREQGLIALMKTRSDKGKTRIDDEWKEFILNTYKEGNKGSKRITRHQVFLKVKGRAKQLGLNKEEFPSHQTVYRILDKFIEENERKKKARSPGYSGSRLTHITRHGRELEVEGSNDVWQCDHTCLDIRLVDEFGVLSRPWLTIIIDSYSRCVMGFFLGFYAPSSHIDALALRHAILPKSYSSDYQLKNEWNTYGIPTYYYTDGGKDFRSIHVTEQVAVSLGFNCFLRSRPSDGGIVERFFKTLNNSVLCELPGYTGSNVQQRPKNVDKDACLSLKDLEKILVKYIVDEYNQKPDARMKNQSRITRWEAGLLTEPYLYDERELDIALMKEAKRTLQKSGTLQFENLTYRSPLLKGREGERVAIRYDPDDVTTILVYEYLDDGTEAFLDYAHAQNLETEKLSYRELKAINKQLNQEEEAINNDKILDAMMERMEMTEELVKKNRQQRQQNAHEAVNSRPSVTEKLSISQPDEEDWEDDSEDEPLPTYKVQYMDDLFEDD
- a CDS encoding TniB family NTP-binding protein, producing the protein MTDSSVIDKLAAEFGGFATPSPEIQAEIQRLSRQPYLEYEQVKNCHGWLYELVLSRMTGLLVGESRSGKTVTCKSFEKRYNKIKTGNKKRIKPIVYIQSPQNCGAREFFTKILKALNKPTNGNVSDLRERTLDGLQIHECEMLIIDEANHLKQETFAEVRHVYDEEELNMAVLLVGTRHRLEAVVKRDEQVLNRFMEEYELDRLDDKEFKQLIKIWEQSVLCLPELSNLDTGDNLKLLKKTTRKLIGRLDMILRKSAIRALREGKQSISPELLKQVISSIKWSEGRKGNG